From the genome of Mycobacterium dioxanotrophicus, one region includes:
- a CDS encoding flavin reductase family protein, with protein sequence MSNDEGTTAQIEPDLNVMKQVNRQFISGVTVVTALDDQTPRGLAVNAFSSISLEPPTVMVAVQRTSSTHDCLYRARHLAINILSTDQLDVVSVFATKAPDKFSGLDWAPGPFGSPLINRSGAQMEVEIRERLQASTHTVFICRVVHAAVSDRPPMVYSAGKFFDGGALSPLG encoded by the coding sequence ATGTCCAACGACGAAGGCACGACGGCCCAGATCGAGCCCGACCTGAATGTGATGAAGCAGGTCAATCGACAGTTCATCAGCGGGGTGACCGTCGTTACCGCGCTCGACGACCAGACCCCCCGTGGTTTGGCGGTCAACGCTTTTTCGAGCATCTCCCTGGAGCCTCCAACGGTCATGGTCGCCGTACAGCGGACGTCATCCACACACGACTGCCTTTACCGCGCCAGGCATCTGGCAATCAACATCCTGTCGACCGATCAATTGGACGTCGTCAGTGTCTTTGCCACGAAAGCACCGGACAAGTTTTCGGGTCTGGACTGGGCGCCGGGACCGTTCGGGAGCCCTCTGATCAACCGCAGCGGCGCCCAGATGGAAGTGGAGATCCGCGAACGATTGCAGGCCAGTACCCACACGGTATTCATCTGCCGTGTGGTCCATGCCGCGGTCAGCGACCGGCCACCGATGGTTTACAGTGCCGGTAAGTTCTTCGATGGCGGCGCACTGTCGCCCCTGGGTTGA
- a CDS encoding LLM class flavin-dependent oxidoreductase yields the protein MRFSLFVHMERWDESVSHRQLFENLAELSLMAEAGGFGTVWIGEHHAMEYTISPSPMPLLAYLAGQTSTIRLGAGTIIAPFWNPIRVAGECSLLDVISNGRMEVGLARGAYQFEFDRMLPGLPASDGGKYLRELVPAVRKLWQGDYAHDGEIWQFPTSTSVPKPLQQPTPPMWIAARDPDSHDFAVANGCNVMVTPLMKGDEEVVDLKRKFDTAVGNHPEVPRPELMVLRHTHVHSADDPDGWRPAAAAISKFYRTFDAWFGNKTTPVNGFLEPSPEEKFAQRPEFELESLHRTAMIGTPEEVIERLRFYSELGVDEFSFWIDNSMPHEEKRKSLELFIKEVVPAFT from the coding sequence ATGAGATTCTCCTTGTTCGTCCACATGGAACGATGGGACGAGTCGGTCAGCCACCGGCAACTCTTCGAGAATCTCGCCGAGCTGTCCCTGATGGCCGAGGCAGGCGGATTCGGCACGGTGTGGATCGGGGAACACCACGCCATGGAGTACACGATCTCGCCCAGCCCGATGCCGTTGCTGGCTTACCTCGCCGGTCAGACCAGCACGATCCGCCTGGGGGCCGGCACCATCATCGCCCCGTTCTGGAACCCGATCCGGGTCGCCGGCGAATGCTCGCTGCTCGACGTGATCAGCAACGGCCGCATGGAGGTCGGACTGGCCCGGGGCGCCTATCAGTTCGAGTTCGACCGCATGCTGCCCGGCCTGCCCGCCTCCGACGGCGGTAAGTACCTGCGGGAACTGGTGCCTGCGGTACGCAAGCTCTGGCAGGGTGACTACGCCCACGACGGCGAGATCTGGCAGTTCCCCACCTCGACCAGCGTCCCTAAGCCGCTGCAGCAGCCGACCCCGCCGATGTGGATCGCCGCGCGCGATCCCGATTCCCATGACTTCGCCGTGGCGAACGGCTGCAATGTGATGGTCACCCCGCTCATGAAGGGCGATGAGGAAGTCGTCGACCTCAAACGCAAGTTCGACACCGCCGTCGGCAACCACCCCGAAGTTCCGCGCCCCGAACTGATGGTGTTGCGCCACACCCATGTTCATTCCGCCGACGACCCCGACGGCTGGCGCCCGGCAGCCGCGGCGATCTCCAAGTTCTACCGCACGTTCGACGCCTGGTTCGGGAACAAGACCACGCCCGTCAACGGCTTCCTCGAACCGAGCCCCGAGGAGAAGTTCGCCCAGCGCCCCGAATTCGAGCTCGAGTCGCTGCACCGCACCGCGATGATCGGTACGCCCGAAGAGGTCATCGAGCGGCTGCGCTTCTACTCCGAACTCGGGGTCGACGAGTTCAGCTTCTGGATCGACAACAGCATGCCGCACGAAGAGAAGCGCAAGTCCCTCGAACTCTTCATCAAGGAAGTGGTTCCCGCCTTCACCTGA
- a CDS encoding amino acid synthesis family protein has translation MKLRKIVTVVEEIRTEGGREVNPPARVAVVAAVIENPWAGQGFVDDLAPGIDATASDVGALLAPLVLEALEGTAEAYGKAAIVGLNGEIEHGSGLIHTLKFGDHFRKAANATTLLPAVEKRAPAGVVFDIPLKHITDATIRSHHQTIEVRIADAPHADEIVIALAAATRGRPQQRLAPLSSEK, from the coding sequence ATGAAGCTGCGCAAGATCGTCACCGTCGTCGAAGAGATCCGAACCGAGGGCGGCCGCGAGGTCAACCCACCGGCCCGCGTCGCCGTCGTCGCCGCAGTGATCGAAAACCCTTGGGCTGGACAGGGTTTTGTCGATGACCTGGCACCCGGCATCGATGCGACCGCGTCCGATGTGGGAGCGCTGTTGGCACCTCTGGTGCTCGAAGCTCTCGAAGGGACCGCGGAGGCCTACGGCAAGGCCGCGATCGTCGGCCTCAACGGCGAGATCGAGCATGGCTCCGGGCTGATCCACACCCTGAAGTTCGGTGATCACTTCCGCAAGGCCGCCAACGCCACCACGCTGCTGCCCGCGGTCGAGAAGCGCGCGCCGGCCGGCGTCGTCTTCGACATCCCGCTCAAGCACATCACCGACGCCACCATCCGATCGCACCACCAGACCATCGAGGTGCGAATCGCCGATGCTCCCCACGCCGACGAGATCGTCATCGCGCTCGCAGCGGCCACGCGGGGCCGGCCGCAGCAGCGTCTCGCCCCGCTGAGCAGCGAGAAGTAA
- a CDS encoding poly(R)-hydroxyalkanoic acid synthase subunit PhaE, with the protein MTAKPWDEMTTRWREMYEAQTARAQQAWLDGQRHLNAALAGTPKTDDDAGAAALTELWRSWLALGDSSWSAAGSSAPTMGTFGGMSPEAISLSMASGGAVTDMLRRMAEGPRFADVGTSERLTAQVMEKWLSVQASSRTYESVLAGAWAEANTRFAAYLSERRRTGEEVPTGRAALKTWLDISNDVLLETQRSEGFLAAQRQLMRDGLDFMLVQREFLEALTGPIGLPTRSEIDEIHQTVHQLKQRIRALEKRSSPTRTSPSPAASD; encoded by the coding sequence GTGACCGCCAAACCGTGGGACGAGATGACGACGCGGTGGCGCGAGATGTACGAAGCGCAGACCGCTCGAGCCCAGCAAGCCTGGCTTGACGGTCAACGGCACCTGAACGCAGCGCTCGCCGGAACACCGAAGACCGATGACGACGCCGGAGCGGCCGCACTCACCGAGTTGTGGCGCTCATGGCTGGCCTTGGGCGACTCGTCCTGGAGCGCTGCGGGTTCCAGCGCGCCGACCATGGGCACGTTCGGCGGTATGTCGCCCGAGGCCATCTCGCTCTCGATGGCCAGCGGTGGCGCGGTGACCGACATGTTGCGGCGCATGGCGGAAGGCCCACGATTCGCCGACGTCGGGACATCTGAGCGGCTGACGGCCCAGGTGATGGAGAAGTGGCTGTCGGTCCAGGCGTCGTCGCGCACGTACGAAAGCGTGCTCGCGGGAGCCTGGGCGGAAGCCAATACGCGCTTCGCCGCGTATCTTTCGGAACGCCGCCGCACCGGTGAAGAAGTGCCGACCGGCCGTGCGGCGCTCAAAACCTGGCTGGACATCTCCAACGATGTCCTGCTGGAAACCCAACGCTCGGAGGGTTTCCTGGCCGCGCAGCGTCAGCTCATGCGCGATGGACTCGATTTCATGCTGGTGCAACGCGAGTTCCTCGAGGCGCTCACGGGCCCGATCGGCCTACCGACCCGATCGGAGATCGACGAGATCCATCAAACCGTGCATCAACTCAAGCAACGGATCCGTGCCCTCGAGAAGCGCTCGTCACCCACGCGGACATCACCGTCACCTGCAGCATCCGACTAG
- a CDS encoding aldehyde dehydrogenase, translating into MSEPRKLQHFIGGKPVEPNSGEYFPSTNPATREVLYLAARGDAVDIDAAVQSAAETFLDPRWRDLSQTKRGHLLRRLADLIGENAEELARSESLDNGKLLREMRGQMATLPEYYYYYAGLADKIHGAVVPTSDRQVLNYTMREPLGVVGAITPWNSPLTLTTSKLAPALCAGNTVVIKPSEYTSATVLKLAELVIEAGFPPGAVNVVTGFGAEAGQPLVDHPGLAKISFTGSTATGSRIAASAAGRFIGSTLELGGKSPNIVFDDANVANAAMGVVAGIFAAAGQTCIAGSRVFAQRAIYDELLQLVADRASSIRMGNPLDEDTEIGPLAFEDQRDKVASYVDLGRDEGARVLTGGRATDAGLGGFFYEPTVLVDVNNQMRVVREEIFGPVAAIMPFDTEDEVVQLANDTEYGLAAGVWTTNLARAHRMASRLDAGTIWVNTYRAMSPMSPRQGFKSSGVGVEHGTETMKEYTRLKSVWINTNEGPVPDPFVMRS; encoded by the coding sequence GTGTCTGAACCGCGAAAGCTCCAGCACTTCATCGGCGGAAAACCGGTGGAGCCCAACTCCGGTGAATACTTCCCGAGCACCAACCCCGCCACCCGCGAGGTTCTGTACCTGGCCGCCCGCGGCGATGCGGTCGACATCGACGCCGCAGTGCAATCAGCGGCCGAGACGTTCCTCGATCCGCGGTGGCGGGACCTGAGCCAGACCAAACGTGGTCACCTGCTGCGTCGGCTCGCGGATCTCATCGGCGAGAACGCCGAGGAACTGGCCCGTTCGGAGTCGCTCGACAACGGCAAACTGCTGCGCGAGATGCGCGGCCAGATGGCGACGCTGCCCGAGTATTACTACTACTACGCGGGTTTGGCCGACAAGATCCACGGTGCCGTGGTCCCCACCTCGGACCGGCAGGTGCTCAACTACACCATGCGTGAGCCGCTCGGCGTGGTCGGCGCGATCACGCCGTGGAACTCGCCGCTGACACTGACCACCAGCAAGCTCGCGCCCGCGCTGTGCGCCGGGAACACCGTGGTGATCAAGCCGTCCGAATACACCTCGGCCACCGTACTGAAACTGGCCGAACTGGTCATCGAGGCCGGCTTTCCGCCCGGCGCGGTCAACGTCGTCACCGGATTCGGCGCCGAGGCCGGCCAGCCGTTGGTGGATCACCCAGGGCTGGCGAAGATCTCGTTCACAGGCAGCACCGCGACCGGGTCACGGATCGCCGCCTCGGCGGCGGGCCGGTTCATCGGATCCACCCTGGAACTCGGCGGCAAATCGCCCAACATCGTCTTCGACGACGCCAACGTCGCCAACGCGGCAATGGGTGTGGTGGCAGGGATTTTCGCCGCCGCCGGACAGACCTGCATCGCCGGCAGCCGCGTCTTCGCACAGCGGGCGATCTACGACGAACTGCTGCAACTGGTCGCCGACCGGGCGAGCAGCATCCGGATGGGCAACCCGCTCGACGAGGACACCGAGATCGGTCCACTGGCATTCGAAGACCAGCGCGACAAGGTGGCGTCCTACGTCGACCTGGGCCGTGACGAAGGGGCCCGGGTGCTCACCGGCGGGCGCGCCACCGATGCCGGACTGGGCGGGTTCTTCTACGAACCAACGGTTCTGGTCGACGTCAACAACCAGATGCGGGTGGTGCGCGAAGAGATCTTCGGGCCGGTCGCGGCAATCATGCCGTTCGACACCGAAGATGAGGTCGTGCAGCTGGCCAACGACACGGAGTACGGCCTCGCCGCCGGCGTCTGGACCACCAACCTCGCGCGCGCCCACCGCATGGCCTCGCGGCTGGACGCAGGCACCATCTGGGTCAACACCTACCGGGCCATGTCACCGATGTCGCCCCGGCAGGGGTTCAAGAGCAGCGGCGTCGGCGTCGAACACGGCACCGAAACCATGAAGGAGTACACCCGCCTCAAGAGCGTGTGGATCAACACCAACGAGGGCCCGGTGCCCGACCCGTTCGTGATGCGGAGCTGA
- a CDS encoding alpha/beta fold hydrolase yields the protein MTGPTLVLLHGVGLDHTVWEPVTALLSDRFTVLAPDLPGHGSRPPAPAGITLADLADGVADEIPAGAHLVGFSLGALVAQYLAVHRPELVASLTSVSSVCQRTPQERAAVLARLDTAAADVAASSEASLHRWYDGTDVDDEQIARTKATLLANDPDSFVNCYRVFATGDAEIGPELHRITAPALAVTGELDPGSTPAMTTRLAAAIPGCEAVIIPGARHMLPVQCPHELAEALSAFFGKFIGGYPRV from the coding sequence ATGACCGGGCCGACACTTGTCCTGCTACACGGCGTGGGCCTTGACCACACCGTGTGGGAGCCGGTGACCGCGCTGCTGTCCGACCGGTTCACGGTCCTGGCTCCGGACCTGCCCGGGCACGGCAGCCGGCCACCGGCCCCGGCAGGAATTACGTTGGCCGATTTGGCTGATGGAGTCGCCGACGAGATTCCTGCCGGGGCGCACCTGGTCGGATTCTCCCTCGGCGCACTCGTCGCCCAGTATCTGGCGGTGCACCGGCCGGAGTTGGTCGCGTCGCTGACCTCCGTCTCCTCGGTGTGCCAACGCACACCGCAGGAGCGGGCCGCGGTGCTGGCCCGGCTCGATACCGCCGCCGCCGACGTGGCGGCGAGTTCAGAAGCGTCCCTGCATCGTTGGTATGACGGTACCGACGTCGACGACGAACAGATCGCCCGAACCAAGGCCACGCTGCTGGCCAACGACCCGGACAGCTTTGTGAACTGCTACCGAGTGTTCGCCACCGGCGATGCCGAGATCGGCCCTGAACTCCATCGCATCACCGCACCGGCCCTCGCGGTCACCGGTGAGCTCGATCCCGGTTCCACCCCGGCGATGACGACCCGCCTTGCCGCCGCCATCCCCGGCTGCGAGGCAGTCATCATCCCCGGCGCGCGGCACATGCTCCCGGTGCAATGCCCGCACGAACTGGCCGAGGCACTGTCCGCATTCTTCGGAAAATTCATCGGAGGTTACCCACGTGTCTGA
- the phaC gene encoding class III poly(R)-hydroxyalkanoic acid synthase subunit PhaC: MSLPIPNATELAREVAALNTKVAAGVEKLRTIRDDDVEIATTPKDEILRTDKVTLYRYRPLSERTVSTPVLVVYSLIGRYTMTDLQEDRSLVRNLLNLGIDLWVVDWGNASRADRWVGIDDYVSGYIDECVAAMCETTGADKVNLLGICEGGVFTLAYAALEPDKVQNLIMAITPLDFHADEQEDDPGKGFINLWTRNLSKEDIDKMIEVWGVLPGEFMGALFAMLTPVRSATKYNLDMPDVIDDEKKFLNFLRMEKWLSDRPDHAGQAAKEWLQDLYQENRLINNSWQLGGRDVDLRAVTMPVLNIYALADHIIPPATSRALSGKLGTDDYTELGLPGGHIGLFVSTKSQGIVGEGIVDWLSKRDV; the protein is encoded by the coding sequence ATGTCGTTGCCGATCCCCAACGCGACCGAGCTGGCGCGCGAGGTGGCCGCGCTCAACACCAAAGTCGCCGCCGGCGTGGAGAAGCTGCGCACCATCCGCGACGACGACGTCGAGATCGCCACGACGCCAAAGGATGAAATCCTGCGGACCGACAAGGTGACGCTGTATCGATATCGTCCCCTGAGCGAGCGCACGGTCAGCACCCCGGTGCTTGTCGTGTACAGCCTCATCGGCCGCTACACGATGACCGACCTCCAAGAGGACCGCTCCCTGGTGCGCAACCTCCTCAATCTGGGAATCGATCTATGGGTGGTGGATTGGGGCAACGCGTCACGGGCCGACCGATGGGTCGGTATCGACGACTACGTCTCCGGGTATATCGACGAGTGCGTCGCTGCGATGTGTGAGACAACCGGGGCGGACAAGGTCAACCTGCTCGGCATCTGCGAGGGCGGCGTGTTCACGCTCGCGTACGCCGCGCTCGAACCTGACAAAGTCCAGAATCTGATCATGGCGATCACGCCGCTCGATTTTCATGCCGACGAACAGGAGGATGACCCGGGAAAAGGGTTCATCAACCTCTGGACCCGTAATCTGTCGAAAGAAGACATCGACAAGATGATCGAAGTTTGGGGTGTGCTGCCCGGCGAATTCATGGGGGCGCTTTTCGCAATGCTGACGCCCGTGAGGTCAGCCACGAAATACAATCTCGACATGCCCGACGTGATCGACGACGAGAAGAAATTCCTCAACTTCCTCCGCATGGAAAAGTGGCTCTCGGACCGGCCCGATCATGCCGGCCAGGCTGCCAAAGAATGGCTGCAAGATCTCTACCAGGAGAACCGGCTGATCAATAATTCCTGGCAGCTGGGCGGTCGCGACGTCGACCTGCGAGCTGTCACCATGCCGGTACTCAACATTTACGCACTGGCCGACCACATCATTCCGCCGGCGACGTCGCGGGCCCTCAGCGGAAAGCTGGGCACCGACGATTACACCGAGTTGGGACTGCCGGGCGGCCACATCGGATTGTTCGTATCCACCAAATCTCAGGGAATCGTCGGCGAGGGCATCGTCGATTGGCTGTCCAAGCGCGACGTGTGA
- a CDS encoding zinc-dependent alcohol dehydrogenase family protein: MEIRAAVLDAMGASAPYASSKPLTVETLELQAPGPGEVLVRIKAAGLCHSDLSVINGNRPRPMPMALGHEAAGIVEEVGPTAGGAGGDDLKPGDHVVFVFVPSCGHCEPCTEGRPALCEPGAAANGAGTLLSGARRLQRLDGTPVNHHLGVSGFAEYATVSRRSLVKVDPELPLVEAALFGCAVLTGVGAVINTAHMPAGASCAVIGLGGVGLAALLGAVVAGARTIVAIDLSDDKLAFAAELGATDTVNAADPDAATKVRAATGGGVEFAFDFTGSTRALDLGYQITRRGGTTVTAGLPAPNATMPLAPVTLVAEERCLRGSYIGTAVPTRDIPRYITLYQRGRLPVDRLLTGTLDLDDINDGFDRLHDGQAIRQVITL, translated from the coding sequence ATGGAGATCAGAGCAGCTGTCCTCGATGCCATGGGTGCCAGCGCGCCGTACGCGTCATCGAAGCCGTTGACGGTCGAAACCCTTGAGCTGCAGGCGCCCGGCCCCGGTGAGGTGCTCGTGCGCATCAAAGCCGCCGGGCTGTGTCACTCAGATCTGTCTGTCATCAACGGAAACCGGCCACGGCCGATGCCGATGGCATTGGGACACGAAGCCGCCGGCATCGTGGAAGAGGTCGGCCCTACTGCCGGCGGGGCCGGCGGAGACGATCTCAAGCCCGGCGACCACGTCGTTTTCGTCTTCGTCCCGTCGTGCGGTCATTGCGAACCCTGTACCGAGGGCCGGCCGGCGCTGTGCGAGCCGGGCGCGGCGGCCAACGGTGCGGGAACCTTGCTCTCCGGAGCCCGTCGGCTGCAGCGCCTGGACGGGACGCCGGTCAATCATCACCTCGGCGTATCCGGTTTCGCCGAGTACGCGACGGTGTCGCGCCGCTCCCTGGTCAAGGTCGATCCCGAACTGCCGCTGGTGGAGGCGGCGCTGTTCGGCTGTGCCGTACTCACCGGCGTCGGCGCGGTGATCAACACCGCGCACATGCCTGCCGGTGCGTCGTGTGCCGTGATCGGGCTCGGCGGCGTCGGTTTGGCGGCGCTGCTCGGTGCCGTCGTTGCCGGCGCTCGCACGATCGTGGCGATCGACCTCTCCGACGACAAGCTGGCATTCGCCGCGGAGCTCGGTGCCACCGACACCGTCAACGCCGCAGACCCCGACGCCGCGACGAAGGTTCGTGCGGCCACCGGCGGAGGCGTCGAATTCGCGTTCGACTTCACCGGTTCCACCCGGGCGCTCGATCTCGGGTACCAGATCACCCGTAGGGGCGGAACCACGGTGACCGCAGGCCTGCCGGCGCCGAACGCGACCATGCCGCTGGCACCGGTCACCCTGGTCGCCGAAGAACGCTGCCTCAGAGGCAGCTACATCGGCACCGCCGTCCCCACCCGCGACATACCGCGCTACATCACGCTGTATCAACGAGGCAGACTCCCGGTCGATCGCCTGCTCACCGGGACCCTCGACCTCGACGACATCAACGATGGATTCGACCGGCTCCACGACGGGCAGGCAATCCGGCAGGTCATCACGCTGTGA
- a CDS encoding purine-cytosine permease family protein, which produces MSEDVSLASTGEVTADLHYRNKIAAVEPYSTDAIPDSERHGKAVSQFFIWFAAGMNFPIMVLGFAAVGMGLSLVSAVTAILAGSFLGALVMGIMSRMGGRLGVPQQIQARGPLGFFGNFVPVAYVNVFAGIGWAAVTVILGAQAAHALMPFIPFWLTALVLVSLQLTVAVYGYNMIHFLERILTVVLCAGFVLITVVSLSRGWTGAFPSNPSAKGWVGGVGGWITFCGFFLSFLIAWWPFASDYSRYLPDEDHVNRASGFWTFAGNFLSLSWLGITGAILGNFAAAGESPIEALHRLTAGPFAAIALLTVLLSSFSQNFLNVYGGAISIQTLRIPVSRTTGVVFICVVAYAISLWADEGFESKFKTFLFMGSYMIAPFGALLLLDYVLNHRHDRSKIAELYDSRRILEWGFVAWLIGVAASMPFWQLAFFTGPIAAKHPEWGDLSYVIGFVVGGLAFVVLNRFPPLWHRDTPVFRDEHLAAPASGAAESS; this is translated from the coding sequence ATGAGTGAAGACGTTTCGCTCGCATCCACCGGTGAGGTGACAGCCGATCTCCACTATCGGAACAAGATCGCCGCTGTCGAGCCCTACAGCACCGACGCGATACCCGATTCCGAGCGGCACGGCAAGGCCGTATCCCAGTTCTTCATCTGGTTCGCCGCGGGTATGAACTTCCCGATCATGGTGCTCGGGTTCGCCGCAGTGGGGATGGGACTGTCGCTGGTCTCGGCGGTCACCGCGATCCTCGCGGGCTCGTTCCTCGGGGCGCTCGTCATGGGCATCATGTCCCGGATGGGCGGCAGACTCGGTGTCCCCCAACAGATCCAAGCACGTGGGCCGCTGGGGTTCTTCGGCAACTTCGTCCCGGTCGCCTACGTCAACGTCTTCGCGGGCATCGGGTGGGCCGCTGTCACCGTCATCCTCGGTGCGCAGGCAGCACACGCCCTGATGCCGTTCATCCCGTTCTGGCTCACCGCCCTGGTGCTGGTCAGCCTGCAGCTCACGGTTGCTGTCTACGGGTACAACATGATCCATTTCCTCGAACGCATCCTCACCGTGGTGTTGTGCGCCGGGTTCGTGCTGATCACCGTCGTGTCGCTGTCGCGCGGATGGACCGGCGCCTTCCCCTCCAACCCGAGCGCCAAGGGATGGGTCGGCGGCGTCGGCGGTTGGATCACCTTCTGCGGATTCTTCCTGTCCTTCCTCATCGCCTGGTGGCCGTTCGCCTCGGACTACTCGCGCTATCTCCCGGATGAGGATCACGTCAACCGTGCCAGCGGATTCTGGACCTTCGCAGGCAACTTCCTCTCACTGTCCTGGCTGGGTATCACCGGCGCCATCCTTGGGAACTTCGCCGCCGCGGGCGAGAGCCCGATCGAGGCACTGCACCGCCTCACCGCGGGCCCCTTCGCCGCGATCGCACTGCTGACCGTGCTGTTGTCGTCCTTCTCGCAGAACTTTCTCAACGTCTACGGCGGTGCCATCTCCATCCAGACCTTGCGGATACCGGTCAGCCGCACCACCGGAGTCGTTTTCATCTGCGTGGTCGCCTACGCCATCAGCCTGTGGGCCGACGAAGGATTCGAGAGCAAGTTCAAGACCTTCCTGTTCATGGGCTCCTACATGATCGCCCCGTTCGGCGCCCTGCTGCTGCTGGACTACGTCCTCAACCACCGTCACGACCGGTCCAAGATCGCCGAACTCTACGACTCACGCCGGATTCTCGAGTGGGGCTTCGTCGCATGGCTCATCGGTGTCGCCGCGTCCATGCCGTTCTGGCAGTTGGCGTTCTTCACCGGCCCCATCGCCGCCAAACACCCTGAGTGGGGCGACCTTTCGTACGTCATCGGATTCGTGGTCGGTGGGCTCGCATTCGTCGTGCTGAACCGCTTCCCTCCGCTGTGGCACCGAGACACTCCGGTCTTCCGCGACGAGCACCTGGCGGCCCCGGCATCGGGCGCTGCCGAAAGCTCCTAG
- a CDS encoding amino acid synthesis family protein, with product MQESRREDSIGLRKLVLYRETVVTEAGEQPADPALQATVAAVITNPWLGTGPSRDLSPEVTRIAPVLAQLLSDRLIAVLGGVDAVEAFGKAAIVGNSGEIEHGGALIHTPYFGNLMREFLEGESIICFADTRSEAGAALVVPLWHKTHAATRSHYQTVTARVSDAPRPDEIVIIAAGSTGPRPHPRIGDRTTDPAVTVKNLESALP from the coding sequence ATGCAAGAGAGTAGACGGGAAGACAGCATCGGACTGCGGAAGCTGGTTCTCTATCGCGAGACGGTGGTGACCGAGGCCGGTGAGCAACCGGCCGATCCGGCGCTACAGGCCACTGTCGCCGCGGTGATCACCAATCCATGGTTGGGAACCGGTCCGTCACGCGACCTTTCGCCGGAGGTCACCCGGATCGCTCCGGTGCTCGCCCAGCTGCTCAGCGATCGCCTGATAGCGGTGCTAGGTGGGGTCGATGCGGTCGAGGCGTTCGGCAAGGCCGCCATCGTCGGTAATAGCGGAGAGATTGAGCACGGCGGCGCGCTGATCCACACCCCGTACTTCGGCAACCTCATGCGCGAGTTCCTGGAGGGCGAATCGATCATCTGCTTCGCCGATACTCGGTCCGAAGCCGGTGCGGCACTGGTTGTTCCGCTCTGGCACAAGACCCACGCCGCGACCCGCAGCCATTACCAGACCGTCACCGCCAGGGTGTCCGACGCACCCCGCCCCGACGAGATCGTCATCATCGCCGCCGGATCAACCGGTCCACGGCCCCACCCCCGCATCGGGGATCGCACCACCGACCCTGCTGTCACCGTCAAGAACCTGGAGAGTGCCCTGCCATGA
- a CDS encoding tautomerase family protein: MPLVEVTLAAGRSDDQIRTMIHEVHEAVLRTVNTQPEHIRVIVREVPRTHWATGDTTIAEMDRKKGSA; encoded by the coding sequence ATGCCACTCGTCGAGGTCACCCTCGCGGCTGGTCGGTCGGACGACCAGATCCGCACCATGATCCACGAAGTCCACGAGGCTGTGCTGCGGACCGTGAACACCCAACCCGAGCACATTCGGGTCATCGTCCGCGAAGTCCCCCGAACACATTGGGCCACAGGTGATACCACCATCGCCGAGATGGACCGCAAGAAAGGTAGTGCGTGA
- a CDS encoding ester cyclase, whose protein sequence is MSDVDERRVRIQQVWEAAWDRGEVDDLDKLLSPAYLRFGTSSSGQSLADFKASIVSTRAAFPDLLTVIDEVVIEGDRAAIRWHSTGTHQHPFMGVPATRRTVSISGSTFARFADDRVVEEFVTWDPRALLTALGIITVGQDQ, encoded by the coding sequence ATGTCTGATGTCGATGAGCGGCGTGTTCGGATCCAGCAGGTGTGGGAGGCCGCCTGGGACCGCGGGGAAGTCGATGATCTCGACAAGCTGTTGAGTCCGGCCTACCTGCGCTTCGGAACATCCAGTAGCGGCCAGAGTTTGGCGGATTTCAAGGCTTCGATCGTCAGCACCCGTGCCGCATTCCCGGATCTTCTGACCGTGATCGACGAAGTCGTCATCGAGGGCGACCGCGCCGCGATCCGCTGGCACAGCACGGGAACCCACCAGCATCCCTTCATGGGGGTACCGGCCACCCGGCGCACCGTCAGCATCAGTGGTTCGACGTTCGCGCGATTCGCCGACGATCGTGTTGTTGAAGAATTCGTCACCTGGGACCCCAGAGCGCTTCTCACGGCCCTTGGGATCATCACTGTCGGCCAGGACCAGTGA